Below is a genomic region from Mustela lutreola isolate mMusLut2 chromosome 1, mMusLut2.pri, whole genome shotgun sequence.
ACATGATGAACACATAAGCAAATTCCATAATTGCATGTATTTGAGTCACATTAATAACTTTGTTAGTAGTTTTCTCAATGCTACCATGATGTCTTTGTTCCTCAGAGTATATATAATGGGATTCAATGTTGGGATCAAAACGGTGTAGAAAAGAGAGATCAATTTTCCAACTCCTTCAGACTGATTTGGTCTGGGTCGTAAATAAGTGATGGTAGCCGTTCCATAGAATAAGACTACAACTATCAGGtgagaggagcaggtggagaaggcttTAGCTCTCCCTTTGGCTGATGACAATTTCAGAATGCTGGATATAATTTTGCCATAGgagaaaacaatcaacagaaaTGGAACCATGATGAAGACCACTGCAACTACATAGATTGCTATCTCATTCACAAATGTGTCCCCGCAAGCAAGTTTGAGTACTGGGGGAATGTCACAGAAGAAATGATTAATTATGTTAGACCCACaaaagggcagagagaaaatctGGCATGTTTGCCCAATTACAACTGGAGCTGTGCTGACCCATGACACAGTCACCAGCTGGACACAGACCTTGTGGTTCATGACTAGAGTATAATGCAGAgggttacagatggccacatagcggtcataggccatcactgTCAGGAGAAGACACTCTGAACCTCCAAACATAAGGACAAAACACATTTGCGCAGCACAGGCAAAGacagaaatatttcctttcttggtCAATAGGTCCATGAGCATTCTTGGGATAGTGACTGTTACATAACAGATTTCTAAGAAGGAAAAATtgctgagaaaaaaatacatgggggTCTGGAGAGCAGAGTCAATTTTTATTATCAATATAATGATGCTATTGCACATAAGGATAGTTAGGTAGATGACTAAAAATACTCCAAAAAGAATCCATTGGATATTGGGAATATCAGAAAACCCCAAGAGAACAAATTCCACAATGGCAGTTATAttcaaaatttctgtttttaatttgttctccatCTACAGATATAGTAAATTCAAGATGGttaattcaccttttttttttttttttttagagaaagagagagtgcaagtagggttgggaggggggaaaggagagaagagagagaaagagaatctcaaccaAGCTCTGCATCCAGAGTAGAGCCTGACACATggttctatctcatgaccctgagattatgactggagtcaaaatcaagggtcagaagctca
It encodes:
- the LOC131822617 gene encoding LOW QUALITY PROTEIN: olfactory receptor 10AG1-like (The sequence of the model RefSeq protein was modified relative to this genomic sequence to represent the inferred CDS: deleted 1 base in 1 codon) encodes the protein MQIHKDGEQIKNEILNITAIVEFVLLGFSDIPNIQWILFGVFLVIYLTILMCNSIIILIIKIDSALQTPMYFFLSNFSFLEICYVTVTIPRMLMDLLTKKGNISVFACAAQMCFVLMFGGSECLLLTVMAYDRYVAICNPLHYTLVMNHKVCVQLVTVSWVSTAPVVIGQTCQIFSLPFCGSNIINHFFCDIPPVLKLACGDTFVNEIAIYVVAVVFIMVPFLLIVFSYGKIISSILKLSSAKGRAKAFSTCSSHLIVVVLFYGTATITYLRPRPNQSEGVGKLISLFYTVLIPTLNPIIYTLRNKDIMVALRKLLTKLLM